The Peribacillus sp. FSL P2-0133 genome has a segment encoding these proteins:
- a CDS encoding thermonuclease family protein yields the protein MNGNSFLHSYLNVFLLTALCLITLSGCQAASDNLIKQSKQEDSISNEDIRSSAGSSNEEKGKTFTAEIIKVVDGDTIKIKMANGNEETVRLLLVDTPETVHPSKPVQPFGPEASKFTKELMPAGSEVEVETGIGERDKYGRLLAYFYVDGKMVNKLLLEKGLARVAYVYAPNTKYLDELENIQKQAQKDEIGIWSIENYATSKGFDDSKSVEASVEKPTASCSNPQIKGNINSKGNKIYHIPSGQYYEITKPEEMFCTEQDAQDAGFRKSQS from the coding sequence ATGAACGGAAATTCCTTTTTACATTCTTATCTGAATGTTTTTCTCCTGACTGCACTTTGCCTGATCACGTTGTCTGGCTGCCAGGCTGCATCAGATAACCTAATTAAGCAATCCAAACAGGAAGATTCAATTTCCAACGAAGACATCCGATCCAGTGCGGGTTCTTCAAATGAAGAAAAAGGCAAGACATTCACAGCCGAGATCATTAAAGTTGTTGACGGAGATACAATAAAAATCAAAATGGCTAATGGAAATGAAGAAACGGTCAGGCTCCTTTTGGTAGATACTCCAGAAACCGTGCACCCATCCAAGCCCGTTCAGCCTTTTGGACCTGAAGCAAGCAAATTCACCAAGGAACTAATGCCAGCGGGTTCTGAAGTGGAAGTAGAAACTGGCATAGGTGAAAGAGATAAATATGGCCGACTGCTGGCCTATTTTTATGTTGACGGTAAAATGGTGAATAAACTCCTGCTTGAAAAAGGACTGGCCAGGGTAGCCTATGTTTATGCACCGAACACGAAATATCTAGATGAATTGGAAAATATTCAGAAACAAGCCCAAAAAGACGAAATCGGTATTTGGTCAATTGAAAACTATGCAACTTCAAAGGGGTTTGATGATTCGAAGTCCGTAGAAGCTTCAGTGGAAAAGCCAACTGCATCTTGCAGTAACCCGCAAATTAAAGGGAATATAAACTCTAAAGGCAACAAAATATATCACATTCCTTCGGGCCAATATTACGAAATAACCAAACCGGAAGAAATGTTTTGTACCGAACAAGACGCACAGGATGCTGGATTCCGAAAATCGCAAAGTTAA
- the ptsP gene encoding phosphoenolpyruvate--protein phosphotransferase has product MSTLISGIAASNGIAIAKAYRLTEPDLSIEKRSIEDVGAEISRFKEAIQKSTNELEIIRDKAEKDLGADKAAIFDAHLLVLADPELITPIQDKIQSESVNAEFSLNETASMFITMFEQMDNEYMKERAADIRDVTKRVLSHLLGVHIPNPSMIAEEVIIIAEDLTPSDTAQLNPAYVKGFTTDIGGRTSHSAIMARSLEIPAVVGAKSVTSSIENGDLVIIDGLKGEVHINPTPELVKRYEEEQEAYAMQKAEWAKLVHEQTVTNDGHHVELAANIGTPKDLDGVHQNGGEGIGLYRTEFLYMGRNDFPSEEEQFEAYKAVLEGMSGKPVVVRTLDIGGDKELPYLELPKEMNPFLGYRAIRLCLNEQEIFRTQLRALLRASIYGDLKIMFPMIATLAEFREAKAVLAEVRQELLDNGIQVAEKIEVGIMVEIPSTAVMADIFAKEVDFFSIGTNDLIQYTMAADRMNERVSYLYQPYNPAILRLVKMVIDAAHKEGKWAGMCGEMAGDEIAIPILIGLGLDEFSMSATSILKARSLISQLSLEEMKKLSQEVLGLDTNDNVKEAVINALKK; this is encoded by the coding sequence ATGTCCACTTTGATTAGTGGAATAGCAGCTTCAAACGGAATAGCCATCGCTAAAGCCTATCGACTGACAGAGCCAGATTTATCGATTGAAAAAAGAAGCATAGAAGATGTCGGGGCGGAAATATCCCGTTTTAAGGAAGCTATTCAAAAGTCAACAAATGAATTGGAGATAATCAGGGATAAAGCCGAAAAAGATTTAGGGGCCGATAAAGCCGCTATCTTTGACGCACACCTGCTTGTTTTGGCTGATCCGGAACTTATAACTCCCATTCAGGATAAAATACAATCAGAGAGCGTCAACGCTGAGTTTTCCTTAAATGAAACCGCAAGCATGTTCATTACGATGTTTGAACAAATGGATAATGAATACATGAAGGAACGGGCAGCGGATATCCGTGACGTCACGAAACGGGTACTGTCGCATCTTTTAGGTGTTCATATTCCAAATCCAAGCATGATTGCTGAAGAAGTGATCATCATTGCGGAGGATTTGACTCCATCCGATACAGCACAGTTGAATCCGGCATACGTCAAAGGGTTTACGACCGATATCGGTGGACGTACATCCCATTCAGCCATAATGGCACGTTCATTGGAAATTCCAGCAGTCGTTGGAGCAAAATCAGTGACCTCGTCCATTGAAAATGGTGACTTGGTCATTATTGACGGGCTAAAGGGTGAAGTGCACATAAATCCTACTCCGGAACTCGTGAAACGCTACGAAGAGGAGCAGGAAGCCTATGCCATGCAAAAGGCTGAGTGGGCTAAACTGGTTCATGAACAAACCGTTACAAATGATGGCCATCATGTGGAATTGGCTGCAAATATCGGTACTCCGAAAGATCTGGATGGCGTTCATCAAAATGGCGGTGAAGGCATCGGGTTATATCGTACGGAATTTCTTTATATGGGCAGAAATGACTTTCCAAGTGAAGAAGAGCAGTTCGAGGCATACAAAGCGGTGCTGGAAGGTATGTCAGGTAAGCCTGTAGTCGTCAGAACGCTTGACATAGGCGGAGACAAGGAGTTGCCTTATTTAGAGCTTCCTAAGGAAATGAATCCCTTCCTTGGATACCGTGCGATTCGCCTTTGCTTAAATGAGCAGGAGATTTTCCGGACTCAGCTCCGTGCCCTGCTTCGCGCAAGCATTTATGGGGATTTGAAAATCATGTTCCCGATGATCGCCACACTAGCTGAATTCCGTGAGGCTAAAGCCGTCTTGGCTGAAGTTAGGCAGGAATTGCTTGATAATGGCATTCAAGTTGCCGAAAAAATTGAAGTCGGAATTATGGTTGAAATCCCTTCAACTGCAGTGATGGCTGATATATTTGCTAAGGAAGTCGATTTCTTCAGCATAGGCACTAACGACCTGATTCAGTATACGATGGCCGCTGACCGAATGAATGAGAGAGTATCTTATTTATATCAACCATATAACCCAGCGATTTTACGCCTGGTTAAAATGGTCATAGATGCAGCTCATAAAGAAGGGAAATGGGCCGGGATGTGCGGGGAAATGGCTGGAGATGAAATTGCCATACCGATTTTGATCGGATTGGGTCTTGATGAATTCTCAATGAGTGCCACTTCGATTTTAAAAGCACGTTCTTTAATTAGCCAACTTTCGCTTGAAGAGATGAAAAAACTATCTCAGGAAGTTTTAGGGTTGGATACGAATGATAATGTGAAAGAAGCGGTAATTAACGCTTTGAAGAAATAA
- the corA gene encoding magnesium/cobalt transporter CorA, with protein MIHLIRTCAITSNQEISFDLPLTEMNNPDIEWFWVDFSNPTNKEIELLSNHFHFHPLAIEDCLDDFNQRPKMDFYEGYQFLVIHALREKALKAVELDMFVGEKWIVSFHKEDMIELEKVREEIAGNKMLKQSPFFLMHRIIDRIVDEFFPPVYKIESELGSIEENTENDTINELMDQLFDLRTDMSRLRRTILPMRDLLYRMISSERLNYLKDQHLYFNDVYDHLLKLAEMLESYRDFSSDIRDSYLSVNSNNMNSTMMTLTVITTIFMPLTFIVGVYGMNFEYMPELNWHYGYFLILGMMGGIALMMFLFFVKKGWLNPKNTSRKR; from the coding sequence TTGATACATTTGATAAGGACTTGCGCAATTACTTCTAATCAAGAAATCAGTTTTGATTTACCGCTAACGGAAATGAATAATCCGGATATCGAGTGGTTCTGGGTTGATTTTTCCAACCCCACAAACAAGGAAATCGAACTTTTATCCAATCATTTTCACTTTCACCCGCTGGCAATTGAAGATTGCCTGGATGATTTTAATCAACGTCCAAAAATGGATTTTTATGAGGGTTACCAATTTCTTGTGATTCATGCTCTAAGGGAGAAGGCATTAAAAGCAGTGGAATTGGATATGTTCGTTGGTGAAAAATGGATAGTCAGTTTTCATAAGGAAGATATGATTGAACTGGAAAAGGTACGGGAAGAAATTGCTGGTAATAAAATGTTGAAGCAGAGTCCCTTTTTCTTGATGCATAGGATAATTGACAGGATCGTCGATGAATTTTTCCCACCTGTTTATAAAATTGAAAGCGAATTGGGTAGCATTGAGGAAAATACTGAAAATGACACGATTAACGAATTGATGGATCAGCTTTTCGATTTACGTACAGATATGTCCAGGCTCCGTCGGACCATATTGCCGATGCGTGACTTATTGTACAGAATGATTTCATCGGAGCGACTGAATTACTTGAAAGATCAGCACCTTTATTTTAATGATGTGTACGATCATCTTCTTAAATTGGCTGAAATGCTTGAATCCTATCGAGATTTTTCATCCGATATACGTGATAGTTATTTGTCTGTGAACTCTAATAATATGAATTCAACGATGATGACATTGACTGTCATCACTACCATTTTCATGCCGCTGACCTTCATAGTGGGCGTATATGGGATGAATTTTGAATATATGCCGGAATTAAATTGGCATTATGGCTATTTCCTCATTCTTGGAATGATGGGCGGAATTGCCTTGATGATGTTTTTATTCTTTGTTAAAAAAGGTTGGCTCAATCCAAAGAATACGTCGCGAAAGAGATGA
- a CDS encoding DUF2187 family protein → MKKAEVGNIIEFREGLKGIVEKVNENSVIVDVTYMENYRDLELEQKTVVNHKNYKIIG, encoded by the coding sequence ATGAAGAAAGCGGAAGTTGGAAATATCATTGAATTTAGAGAAGGCTTAAAAGGAATCGTCGAGAAAGTGAACGAGAACTCAGTAATCGTGGACGTCACGTATATGGAAAATTATCGTGATTTGGAACTTGAACAGAAAACCGTCGTCAACCATAAAAATTATAAAATCATAGGATAA
- a CDS encoding chemotaxis protein codes for MEANKGILLESGTNELEIVEFGLGKNKFGINVIKVKEIINPVPITLVPHSHPNVEGIIELRGEVLPVVNVAYALGFPPSETPEQDKFIVAEFNQQKVVFHVHTVTQIHRISWSQIEKSSDMYQGLESQIIGVIKLNREMLLLLDFEKIVVEINPESGINIQQVKKLGTRQNSDKRILIAEDSPLLRKLLFDTLSEAGFKYLEFYENGLDAFNYLENLIESGKVVEDEVHLVITDIEMPQMNGHHLTRRIKENGELAGLPVIIFSSLITDSLRHKGQVVGANAQISKPEIAELIKLIDRLVL; via the coding sequence ATGGAAGCAAATAAAGGAATATTACTGGAAAGTGGCACGAATGAGCTTGAGATAGTGGAATTCGGTCTCGGAAAGAATAAATTCGGCATTAACGTAATCAAGGTGAAGGAAATCATTAATCCTGTCCCCATCACGCTTGTCCCTCATTCCCATCCAAATGTGGAGGGGATCATTGAACTTCGTGGAGAAGTCCTGCCAGTTGTGAATGTGGCGTATGCTTTAGGATTTCCGCCATCTGAAACTCCTGAGCAGGATAAATTCATAGTGGCTGAATTCAATCAGCAAAAAGTGGTTTTCCATGTCCATACCGTAACACAGATCCACCGTATTTCCTGGTCCCAAATCGAAAAGTCTTCGGATATGTATCAAGGCCTTGAAAGTCAGATTATCGGAGTAATAAAATTAAATAGAGAAATGTTACTATTACTTGATTTTGAAAAAATAGTGGTCGAAATCAATCCAGAATCAGGAATAAACATCCAACAGGTTAAAAAGCTTGGTACCCGGCAAAATTCAGACAAGAGAATCCTGATTGCAGAAGATTCTCCATTACTGAGAAAGCTGCTTTTTGATACATTGTCAGAAGCGGGATTCAAGTACTTGGAGTTTTATGAAAATGGACTTGATGCATTTAATTATCTGGAGAATTTAATTGAATCAGGAAAAGTGGTTGAAGATGAAGTGCATCTTGTAATTACCGATATTGAGATGCCTCAAATGAATGGACATCATTTGACTAGAAGAATAAAGGAAAACGGGGAACTCGCTGGGTTGCCGGTGATTATTTTCTCTTCTTTGATTACTGACAGCCTTCGTCATAAAGGTCAGGTCGTAGGGGCTAACGCACAAATCAGCAAGCCAGAAATTGCAGAGCTTATAAAGTTGATAGACAGATTGGTATTATGA
- a CDS encoding phosphocarrier protein HPr, with protein sequence MVEKTFTVTAETGIHARPATLLVQAAGKFDSEINLSYKEKKVNLKSIMGVMSLGIGQGAEITISAEGSDENDALNTLAETLNREGLAE encoded by the coding sequence ATGGTAGAAAAAACATTTACAGTAACTGCAGAAACAGGAATTCACGCCCGTCCGGCTACATTGCTTGTACAAGCTGCAGGAAAATTTGATTCAGAAATAAACCTTTCTTATAAAGAGAAAAAAGTGAACCTTAAGTCCATTATGGGTGTAATGTCACTGGGTATTGGCCAAGGTGCGGAAATTACGATTTCTGCTGAAGGAAGCGATGAAAATGATGCACTAAATACACTTGCTGAAACGTTGAACAGAGAAGGATTAGCAGAATAA
- a CDS encoding sigma-70 family RNA polymerase sigma factor translates to MEDFSALTSEFTPMIHHIIRSLSIYKNKDEYFQVGLIALWESYRKFDEEYGKFSNYAFTVIKGKILNELKHHHKYEAHTEPFDSFILEIKDPFSIHDEAFAIDNILTYTDGLTLNQQRWLLQTYLENKTVTEIAEVYQVTTAAVNSWRRSALNKLRKQLIFP, encoded by the coding sequence ATGGAAGATTTCTCAGCACTAACGTCTGAATTTACGCCGATGATCCATCATATAATCCGCTCACTTTCCATCTATAAAAATAAGGATGAATATTTTCAAGTAGGATTGATTGCTTTATGGGAGTCATATAGGAAATTCGATGAGGAATACGGTAAGTTCTCCAACTATGCCTTTACGGTAATTAAAGGAAAAATTCTGAACGAATTAAAGCACCACCATAAATATGAAGCCCACACCGAACCATTTGACTCCTTCATTCTAGAGATTAAAGATCCATTTTCAATACACGATGAGGCTTTTGCCATCGATAATATCTTAACCTACACGGATGGATTGACACTGAATCAGCAACGCTGGCTTTTACAGACGTACTTGGAGAATAAAACGGTGACTGAAATTGCTGAAGTATATCAAGTTACTACCGCAGCCGTAAATTCATGGAGAAGGTCCGCTTTAAATAAATTAAGGAAACAATTGATTTTTCCATAA
- a CDS encoding ATP-binding cassette domain-containing protein, which yields MIFRLENIRYKGILKIDDLRISACMVTCLTGESGAGKTSLLRLLNRMDDPDSGSIYYQDRLLDEFNPIELRRKVTMLSQAPFTLPGTIEENLQIGLELTEREKKDKAELVKALETVQLQKSLDEGAENLSGGEKQRLALARLLLLKPEMYLLDEPTSALDEEAELTVMSRFLEEVKREKGTVIMITHSKQLAEICAEKRIVLKKAKEGDY from the coding sequence ATGATATTTAGGCTTGAAAATATTAGGTATAAAGGGATTTTGAAAATTGATGATTTGAGAATATCCGCTTGTATGGTTACTTGTTTGACCGGGGAAAGCGGTGCAGGGAAAACCTCACTGCTCCGATTATTGAACAGGATGGATGACCCGGATAGCGGTTCGATCTATTATCAGGATCGGTTGCTGGATGAATTCAACCCGATAGAGCTCCGGCGTAAGGTCACAATGCTTTCTCAGGCACCGTTCACTTTACCGGGTACGATTGAAGAAAACCTGCAGATTGGCCTGGAATTGACCGAACGGGAAAAAAAGGATAAAGCCGAATTGGTTAAAGCACTTGAAACCGTCCAGTTGCAGAAGTCTTTAGACGAGGGGGCGGAGAATCTTTCTGGCGGAGAGAAACAGAGGCTGGCACTGGCGAGGTTACTTTTATTGAAACCAGAGATGTATTTGCTGGATGAGCCGACTTCAGCTCTTGATGAAGAAGCCGAGCTGACGGTCATGAGCCGTTTTTTAGAAGAAGTGAAGCGGGAAAAAGGAACGGTCATCATGATAACCCATTCAAAACAGCTTGCGGAAATATGTGCTGAAAAGAGAATCGTTCTGAAAAAGGCGAAGGAGGGTGACTATTAA
- a CDS encoding CrcB family protein — protein MDRFKSIFAVGFGGAAGAILRYCVILTAGHSFFPFGTLLINIVGSFLLGMINGYFASKKRSLVFLALGSGFCGGFTTMSTFSQEVVDLLQTSLALAGLYIGATLFFGLVAGFFGLGLFNRRRGESL, from the coding sequence ATGGATCGGTTTAAAAGCATTTTTGCAGTCGGTTTTGGAGGAGCGGCTGGAGCGATATTGCGATATTGCGTAATCTTGACTGCTGGTCATTCCTTCTTCCCGTTTGGAACCCTCTTAATAAATATAGTAGGCAGCTTTTTACTTGGAATGATCAATGGCTATTTCGCCTCGAAAAAGAGATCGCTTGTTTTTTTAGCGCTGGGCAGCGGGTTTTGCGGCGGTTTCACCACGATGTCCACATTTTCACAAGAAGTGGTGGATCTACTGCAGACTTCTCTGGCATTGGCGGGACTGTATATTGGTGCCACGCTTTTTTTTGGTTTGGTTGCTGGTTTCTTCGGACTGGGACTTTTTAATAGACGGAGAGGTGAGTCCCTTTGA
- a CDS encoding aminotransferase A: MEHLINPLVKDVQISGIRKFYNMVADIEGTISLTIGQPDFPTPMHIKEAAKQAIDNDYTVYTHNAGYLELREAASKYVKDKYKLSYDPANEVLVTSGASEGIDITFRTILIPGNEVILPGPVYPGYEPIIKMCGATPVYADTTKNGFRLTADIIEKYITDHTRCIVLPYPSNPTGVTLSAEELLDIAELVRGKDIFILADEIYSELVFDQEHVSIATFLKEQTIVLNGLSKSHSMTGWRIGLLFAPVAISQHILKVHQYNVTCASSISQRAALAALTAGRDDAIPMKTEYSRRREYVYSRLQAMELEIVKPNGAFYFFIKLPEGYASSLDFCLKLVQQEKVAVVPGDAFSPLGEGYFRISYAYSMETLEKALDRIEAFLAKK, encoded by the coding sequence ATGGAACATTTAATAAACCCTCTAGTAAAAGACGTACAAATATCAGGAATCCGTAAATTCTACAATATGGTCGCTGATATCGAAGGCACCATTTCCTTAACGATAGGACAGCCTGACTTTCCAACTCCAATGCATATTAAAGAAGCGGCAAAACAAGCCATCGATAATGACTATACCGTTTATACTCACAATGCCGGCTATCTGGAATTAAGGGAAGCCGCTTCAAAATATGTAAAGGATAAATACAAGCTTAGCTATGATCCGGCGAATGAAGTCCTAGTGACTTCTGGTGCCAGCGAAGGCATAGATATTACCTTTCGGACGATTCTCATCCCAGGGAACGAAGTAATATTACCGGGTCCGGTATATCCGGGATATGAACCCATCATTAAGATGTGCGGTGCAACACCTGTTTATGCCGATACAACAAAAAATGGATTTCGTTTGACTGCAGATATAATTGAAAAGTACATAACCGATCATACACGGTGCATCGTTCTGCCCTATCCATCGAATCCGACCGGGGTAACATTATCTGCCGAAGAATTATTGGACATTGCCGAACTTGTAAGGGGCAAGGACATATTCATATTGGCTGATGAGATATACAGTGAACTGGTATTCGATCAGGAGCATGTTTCGATTGCCACTTTCTTAAAAGAACAAACCATCGTCCTGAACGGATTGTCCAAGTCCCATTCCATGACCGGGTGGAGGATTGGCCTTCTGTTTGCGCCTGTAGCCATCTCTCAGCATATCCTGAAGGTTCATCAATACAATGTAACTTGTGCCTCCTCCATATCGCAGAGAGCTGCCTTGGCAGCATTGACGGCAGGCAGAGATGATGCCATTCCCATGAAGACTGAGTATTCCCGGAGACGGGAATACGTATACAGTCGCTTACAAGCGATGGAACTGGAAATAGTCAAACCAAATGGTGCCTTTTACTTCTTTATAAAGCTGCCAGAAGGCTATGCCTCTTCCCTTGATTTTTGCCTCAAGCTTGTTCAACAGGAAAAAGTGGCAGTGGTCCCTGGAGATGCCTTCTCTCCCCTTGGCGAAGGGTACTTCAGGATATCTTATGCCTATTCCATGGAAACCCTTGAAAAGGCTTTGGACCGTATTGAAGCTTTTTTAGCTAAAAAGTAA
- a CDS encoding SDR family oxidoreductase gives MELHLEKKNALILASSQGLGKAMAAELVKEGANVMLASRDGEKLAAVQREISQLGAGKVAYMVTDITKAEDIKSLVRQTAEEFGGIDILINNAGGPPGGSFTDFNDEEWQQSFELNLLSFIRTIRESLPHLKKQGGKIVNIASSSIKEPIPGLILSNTFRTAIVGLSKTLASELAPDRILINTVGPGRIATDRVQHLDKMNAEKQGVTPEEMTEQSINKIPVGRYGEPEEFAKFVTFLVSGANTYLTGQSYLVDGGMIKSI, from the coding sequence ATGGAATTACATTTGGAAAAGAAAAATGCCTTGATCTTAGCTTCAAGTCAAGGTTTGGGGAAGGCCATGGCAGCTGAATTGGTTAAAGAAGGAGCAAATGTCATGCTAGCCAGCCGTGATGGAGAAAAGCTTGCTGCCGTGCAAAGGGAAATATCGCAGCTTGGGGCGGGTAAAGTTGCTTATATGGTAACGGATATAACAAAAGCTGAAGATATTAAAAGCTTGGTTAGGCAGACTGCTGAAGAGTTCGGAGGTATCGATATTCTTATTAATAACGCCGGAGGTCCTCCAGGGGGTTCATTTACAGATTTCAATGATGAAGAATGGCAACAATCTTTCGAACTTAATTTACTAAGCTTCATAAGGACAATCCGAGAGAGCTTGCCACATTTAAAAAAACAGGGCGGGAAAATTGTTAATATTGCTTCTTCATCCATTAAGGAACCGATTCCAGGATTGATTCTATCGAATACATTCCGGACTGCAATCGTTGGATTGTCAAAGACGTTAGCTTCAGAATTAGCACCAGACCGGATATTGATCAATACAGTTGGACCAGGAAGAATCGCAACGGACCGCGTTCAGCACCTTGATAAAATGAATGCAGAGAAACAAGGCGTCACTCCTGAGGAGATGACTGAACAATCCATTAACAAAATCCCTGTTGGCCGTTATGGGGAGCCTGAGGAATTTGCAAAGTTCGTTACTTTCCTTGTTTCAGGTGCCAATACATATTTAACGGGGCAGTCCTATTTAGTTGACGGAGGAATGATAAAGTCCATTTAA
- a CDS encoding NAD(P)-dependent oxidoreductase, producing MIQSNKVIGFIGLGVMGKSMAANLLKAGFEVFVYTRTKDKASELLLQGAKWASAPKEIAQKANVIISMVGYPSDVEEIYLGKNGLIENGKQGTHLIDMTTSTPSLAVKIAEEAKKRGMESLDAPVSGGDIGARDAKLTIMVGGSSEAFEAVLPIFDIIGSNVVHQGPAGSGQHTKMCNQIAIASNMIGVTEAISYAQKAGLDPERVLRSISSGSAGSWSLSNLVPRMVEGDFEPGFYIKHFIKDMKIALDEAERMGMDAPGLSLSKSLYEGLAEAGEENSGTQALYKHYN from the coding sequence GTGATACAATCGAACAAAGTGATCGGCTTCATAGGTTTAGGAGTTATGGGAAAAAGCATGGCCGCAAATCTACTTAAGGCGGGATTTGAGGTATTTGTTTATACAAGGACGAAGGATAAGGCAAGTGAACTGCTCTTACAGGGTGCGAAGTGGGCATCTGCACCAAAGGAAATTGCGCAGAAAGCTAATGTGATCATTTCCATGGTAGGATACCCTAGTGATGTGGAAGAAATCTATCTTGGGAAAAATGGGCTTATCGAAAACGGGAAACAAGGAACCCATTTAATCGATATGACGACCTCGACTCCGTCTTTGGCAGTGAAAATAGCGGAGGAAGCCAAGAAAAGAGGCATGGAATCATTGGATGCACCGGTTTCCGGAGGAGATATCGGTGCCCGTGATGCAAAGCTTACGATCATGGTCGGCGGGTCTAGTGAGGCATTTGAAGCGGTCCTGCCCATTTTTGATATCATTGGCAGCAATGTTGTCCATCAAGGCCCGGCTGGTTCGGGACAGCATACGAAAATGTGCAATCAAATCGCCATTGCATCTAATATGATCGGAGTGACTGAAGCGATTTCCTATGCCCAAAAGGCGGGGTTGGATCCGGAACGGGTATTAAGAAGCATATCATCGGGTTCTGCCGGAAGCTGGTCACTGTCCAATCTTGTGCCGCGTATGGTTGAAGGGGATTTTGAACCTGGTTTTTATATCAAGCATTTTATCAAGGATATGAAGATTGCACTTGATGAAGCGGAAAGAATGGGAATGGACGCTCCTGGATTAAGCCTAAGCAAATCCCTATATGAGGGGCTGGCAGAAGCTGGCGAGGAAAATAGCGGTACACAGGCGTTATATAAACATTATAATTAA
- the fetB gene encoding iron export ABC transporter permease subunit FetB, which produces MEANGIIDIEFWRLCAAYLFVVILLIIVKWRGISREKQIMLATVRMTVQLILAGYVLTYIFENPHPLLSLGFLCAMTLFSIHNIFKQVPYTINKKIKRMVILSMLSGPMAALFYFNVVVIHFTPWYEPRYFIPIAGMIVGNAMTGVTLALKNLHDGISSNREKVEAMLMLGATPARAVKKYVDAAFDSAVLPTLNNMLGMGIIFLPGMMTGQILSGISPLIAIEYQIAILIGILGSVSLTVVLFIMLSFRAFFTKNAQLSI; this is translated from the coding sequence ATGGAGGCGAATGGGATAATAGATATTGAGTTCTGGCGTCTTTGTGCGGCTTACCTATTTGTAGTGATTCTGCTCATAATCGTGAAATGGCGAGGGATTTCACGGGAAAAGCAAATCATGCTCGCTACGGTACGGATGACGGTCCAACTCATTCTTGCCGGATATGTTTTGACATATATCTTTGAAAATCCCCACCCTTTACTTTCTTTAGGATTTTTATGTGCGATGACCCTGTTTTCCATCCATAATATTTTTAAGCAAGTGCCTTATACAATTAATAAGAAAATCAAAAGGATGGTTATCCTAAGTATGTTGTCAGGACCCATGGCGGCCTTGTTTTATTTTAATGTGGTCGTGATCCATTTCACGCCATGGTATGAGCCGAGGTATTTCATTCCAATTGCAGGGATGATCGTGGGGAATGCCATGACTGGAGTGACATTGGCGCTTAAAAACCTCCATGATGGGATTAGCAGTAATCGTGAAAAGGTGGAAGCGATGTTGATGCTTGGGGCGACTCCAGCGAGGGCTGTGAAGAAATATGTGGATGCTGCATTCGACTCCGCAGTGCTCCCGACTTTGAACAATATGCTCGGGATGGGGATTATCTTCCTTCCAGGAATGATGACAGGGCAAATCCTGTCTGGGATAAGCCCGCTCATCGCCATTGAATACCAGATTGCAATATTAATCGGGATTCTCGGAAGTGTTTCATTAACGGTGGTCCTTTTCATTATGCTGAGTTTCAGGGCTTTTTTTACCAAAAATGCACAGTTGTCCATTTAA
- a CDS encoding YkyB family protein, with product MNQTKGHSERDEFSINSLAQAVFIVNKHAKTALEPKNLYNLKRLALSKLMQEGKAKKIGLHFSDNPRFAAQQSDVIVECGSYVFHLPPTKEDLKKLPHLGSRAASIRNPKAALSLSKAKQILQTYVGQAGEKQPNNTNIEKKAHGRGSVKQPFHNPFPSSFLGKGSKY from the coding sequence ATGAACCAAACGAAAGGACATTCTGAAAGGGATGAGTTTTCGATAAACTCCCTTGCCCAAGCCGTGTTTATTGTCAATAAACATGCAAAGACTGCATTGGAGCCCAAGAATTTATATAATTTAAAACGACTCGCATTAAGCAAGCTTATGCAAGAAGGAAAAGCGAAGAAGATTGGACTTCATTTCTCTGATAACCCTCGCTTTGCAGCACAACAATCCGACGTCATTGTCGAATGCGGATCATATGTTTTTCATTTACCTCCCACAAAGGAAGATTTGAAAAAACTACCCCACCTCGGCAGCCGGGCAGCTTCCATACGGAACCCTAAAGCCGCGTTGTCATTATCCAAGGCAAAACAGATCCTGCAAACTTACGTTGGACAAGCAGGTGAAAAACAACCGAACAATACCAACATCGAGAAAAAGGCTCACGGACGTGGGTCGGTCAAGCAACCTTTTCACAATCCATTCCCATCCTCCTTTTTAGGAAAAGGTTCCAAGTATTAA